DNA from Brevibacterium sp. 'Marine':
CGGCCGTGGCGGAGTCTTCGGCGTGAACTTTCAGCCGGGCGCGACTCTGGCCTTCTCCGACGGGAAGCCGGCGAGCATCCGTGATTCGACGGTCCCGGCCGAGCAGTGGTTTCCGAGGTTGGAGACCGACCTCGGACTGGCAGAGATGTTTGCGCAGTCGCAGACGGCTGAGGCACCGGAGTTCGGTGGGCTGGCCGCGTCGGTGGAGAGCTGGCTGCTGTCGTGGAGACCGCAGATGACCCCGTCGTTCGAACGGCTGAAACGGGTGCTTGACATACTTTCCGACCCCGACGTCGTGAGCCTGAAGATCCTGGCGGAGAGAACCGATATCGGTGAACGTACCCTGCAGCGGATGTTCAGCAGCTTCTGCGGGGTCGGTGTGAAGAAGGTCCTGGCCCGGGCGCGTGTCATCGACGCCGTCGGTGCGATCGACCGCGGCTGGGACGGAACTCTGGCCGACCTCTCAGCGCACTACGGATGGTTCGACCAATCGCACTTCAGCACGGACTTCGTTCGCGTCACCGGCTTCAGCCCCGCTGAATACGCGCAGCGGAAGTCCGCGCGGGTCAACCGGGGCTGACCTGGTTCAGCGTGGCCTCTGATCGAATGTGCTTCTGACCAGCAGCTCGCCCCCGCTGATGGTCGGGCGACCCATGGCGAATCCGTGCTGAACGGAATGCTCTTCGTCGACGAACAGCAGATCGGCGTCAGAGCCCGGTCGGATTCGACCTTTGCGCGGAAGCTTCAACGCATCTGCGGTGTTGGAGGTGACGAACGAGAGGACCTGAGACAAGGACAGTCCACTGGTGTCAGCGCACGCCCACACCTGCTCGAACAGCGTCGACTGATCTGCCACTGTCAATTCCGTCAGGCGTCCATGAGCATCGAATTTCGGCAGACTTCCGTTGGCATCTGATGACAGAGTGAGTCGATCGAGACTGCCGCCGAACTCGGCGAACGCCTTCACAGATTCCACAGTGGACGTACCAGCGGTCATGTCGACATAAGCACCCTTGGCTGCCAGGCCGACCGCCTCGGCGATAAGCTCGACATCACGGGTGATGTGGGTGGCATACACCGCAGGCGGAGCTATCGGATAGTCGTCGAGGAGGCGATGAAGTGGTGACAGCCGAGTCGGATGCGAACCTGTATGGAAGTGAGTGACTCCGGCTTTTCCGCTGAGAAGCCCGCCGACATGGCATTGGCTGACGACGTCGGCCAGTTCTTCGATCGTCGGTTGGAACGACCGCCGTTCGGAGATGGCGATCTCTCCGGCCCCGATCACTTTGTCGATGAGGACGATGTCGTCGGCGACGGAACCGGTGACAGTTCGTGCGGGAAGCTGGTAGCTGCCGGTGTAGACGAATGTCGTGATGCCCTCTTCTTCGAGACCTCGAGCCTTGGCGATGAGGCCGCGGTGAGATCGGGTGATGGAGTCGGTGCCGAGGCATCCGACGACTGTGGTCACACCTGCGCGGATGATGTCGGCGACGTCGATCTCGGGTGTGCGAGTCGCATACCCGCCTTCACCTCCGCCTCCGATGATGTGCACATGGGGGTCGATGAAGCCGGGCACGGCAGTCAGCCCGGTGGCATCGATGACTGTCGAATCCGGCAGCTGTGCGACGGTGTGGCTGTCCGTCTCGCCGAGGTAGGCGATGCGTGAGCCTTCCACGAGGATGTCGCAGACACCGAGCGGTTCGGGTGCGAATACCTCCGCCCCGCGTATCAGAATGACCATGCCTCTCGTGTCCTTTCGATGCCGCTCGGCGTCCGGTATCGGCCTGTTCGGTCAGTCGTTGCCCGGGATGATTCCCTTACCATCGACCTTGGGGATGGCGGCCAGCAGCTTCTTCGTGTACGGGTGCTGCGGTTCATTCCAGATCTGGTCGGTCGGAGCGACTTCGACGATGCGGCCGGCTTCCATCACTGCGACCCTGTCAGCGATGTCGCGGACAACCGAGAGATCGTGGCTGATGAATATCATCGAGGCACCGGAGTCGATGGCGAGGTCTCGCATCATGCGAGCGATCCGTGCCTGGAGGAACGCATCGAGTGACGCAATGGGTTCATCCCCGACGAGCACTTTCGGACCTGCGGCCAGAGCACGAGCGATTGCGATGCGCTGCCTCTGTCCGCCGGAGAACGAATGCGAGTAGCGCTGTGCTGAGTCGGACGGCAAGTCGACGGCTTCCAGCAGCGATTCGACGCTCCACGTGCCGTGAGGATTGAGCGCCAGCGCATCGTCGAGCTGGTCACGGATACGCCTGCGCGGATTGAGAGACGCGTAAGGATTCTGGAAGACCATCTGAATGCCGAGCAGTTCCTTCGCTCTCTTCTTCAGACCGAGTGCTCTGACCGGTGTGCCGTCGAAGGTGATGGAGCCGCTCGCAGGTTTTTCCAATCCGCAGATGAGTTTGGCCAGTGTCGACTTTCCGCAGCCGGATTCGCCGACGAGTCCGAGCACTTCCGATCGACCCAGTTCCAAAGACACTCCGTTGACTGCCCGGAAGCGACCTCCGCCGTCGAGTTTGTATTCGCACGCAACGGAATCGAGTGACAACAGAGGTGCATCTGCTGCGGAGGAGCGTCCGGCGGTTGCGGTTGGAGCTTGGTCGATCGATGTCACGGGGAGACCTCCGCACCTGGCAGGGATTCGATGAGAGAGCGCGTATACTCGTGTCTGGGCGCGGTGATGATGGCCTCCCGTTCGCCGGTTTCGACGACGACGCCGTTCTTCATTACGACGATGGTGTCCGCGACCGAGGACAGCACCCCGAAATCGTGGGTGACCAGGAGCACAGCGAGGTCGAGGTCGTCGCAGAGTTCACGCAGTAGTCGGAGGATGCCTGCCTGAACGGTGACATCGAGTGCTGTAGTCGGTTCGTCGGCGATGAGGACCTTCGGGTCGCAGATGATCGCTGAGGCGAAAGCAATACGCTGCAGCTGTCCGCCGGAGAACTGGTGGGGGTATTTCTTCACCGCTTCTTCCGGGTGCGGAACTCTGGTTCGGCCGAGGATCGCGATGGCTTTGGCCAGGGCAGCTCTCTTCGATACCTTCTGGTGATGTCGAAGGTGATCGGTGATCTGGTCGCCGACGGTGAGCATGGGATGGAATGCTGAGGCCGGATCCTGGAAGACCATCGACAGCTGCACTCCGCGCAGGCGATTGTGCTGTTTGGCAGGCATTCCCACCAGTTCGACTCCATCGAAGTCGATGCTTCCGCTCAGCTCCGCGCCTGTGGGGGAGAGCCCCATGATCGCCAAGCCGGTCTGGGTCTTGCCGGACCCAGATGCACCCGCGACTCCGGTGATGCGACCTGCTTCGAGGTCGAAAGAGACATCATCGAGAATATGAGTGGTCTTCTTCCCCGAGGTGACCAACAGATTGAGGTCTTTGATGCTGATCATGCTCATGCGGTAGTCTCACCGACTTCCTGGGAGGTATGCGGGTCGAGAGTATCGCGCAGACTGTCGCCGATGAAGTTGAATGCCATGACAATGGTGAGGATGCAGAGTCCGGGGAAGAACGCGATCCACCAGGCCGCGAACTGAGAGACTCCTTCGCTGATCATTGCGCCCCAATCCGGCGTCGGCGGAACGGCGCCGAGAGACAGGAACGACAGACCGGCCATGGTGAGAATGGCCGAACCGACGTCGAGAGTGGCGAGCACGACAACGGGGGATAGGACGTTCGGGGCGATTTCACGGGCCAGTGATCTGCCCGCGCTGAATCCGAGCAGCCGTCCGGCGATGACGTATTCGCTGCTGCGTGCGGTCATCACCAGAGACCTGGTGACACGGGCGTAGGACGGCCATGAGACTAGCAGAATCGCGATGATCGCGTTCTTCAGTCCCGGTCCGAGGGCGGCTGCGATGACCATGGCGAGGATGATTGTGGGGAAGGCGAACACCAGATCGGCGATGCGCATGATGATCTCGTCGACGGCTCGACCGAAGTACCCGGCGATAGCGCCCAGCACCGAGCCGAGCAATGCCGAACAGATGACGACGAACACCGCGGCAGGCAGTGTGGTGCGGGCGGCTACGAGGAGTCGGGAGAGTACGTCCCGGCCCAGTGCGTCGGTGCCGAGCAGATTCTCACCGTTGGGAGCAGACAACCTTGGGAAGTTCTGCGCCAAAGGGTCGAATGGGGCCAGGAGTGGTGCGAAGATCGCCACGATCAGCCAGATTACGAGGATCCCTGCGCCCACGAAACCCAGTGGAGTGCGCAGGGCCTTAGGGAAGCGGATCTG
Protein-coding regions in this window:
- a CDS encoding helix-turn-helix domain-containing protein, which encodes MDDDVTRKNAPPAEEMPQHFLGRVLKPGEMLEHARYSSVRVVSERLRPFVKRYWAVEWDLPDGESYQTATLSEPTIHLTFEFGNSRRAHVDGPGAWVTGPVTKRRFDVGIFGRGGVFGVNFQPGATLAFSDGKPASIRDSTVPAEQWFPRLETDLGLAEMFAQSQTAEAPEFGGLAASVESWLLSWRPQMTPSFERLKRVLDILSDPDVVSLKILAERTDIGERTLQRMFSSFCGVGVKKVLARARVIDAVGAIDRGWDGTLADLSAHYGWFDQSHFSTDFVRVTGFSPAEYAQRKSARVNRG
- the iadA gene encoding beta-aspartyl-peptidase, with protein sequence MVILIRGAEVFAPEPLGVCDILVEGSRIAYLGETDSHTVAQLPDSTVIDATGLTAVPGFIDPHVHIIGGGGEGGYATRTPEIDVADIIRAGVTTVVGCLGTDSITRSHRGLIAKARGLEEEGITTFVYTGSYQLPARTVTGSVADDIVLIDKVIGAGEIAISERRSFQPTIEELADVVSQCHVGGLLSGKAGVTHFHTGSHPTRLSPLHRLLDDYPIAPPAVYATHITRDVELIAEAVGLAAKGAYVDMTAGTSTVESVKAFAEFGGSLDRLTLSSDANGSLPKFDAHGRLTELTVADQSTLFEQVWACADTSGLSLSQVLSFVTSNTADALKLPRKGRIRPGSDADLLFVDEEHSVQHGFAMGRPTISGGELLVRSTFDQRPR
- a CDS encoding ATP-binding cassette domain-containing protein; the protein is MTSIDQAPTATAGRSSAADAPLLSLDSVACEYKLDGGGRFRAVNGVSLELGRSEVLGLVGESGCGKSTLAKLICGLEKPASGSITFDGTPVRALGLKKRAKELLGIQMVFQNPYASLNPRRRIRDQLDDALALNPHGTWSVESLLEAVDLPSDSAQRYSHSFSGGQRQRIAIARALAAGPKVLVGDEPIASLDAFLQARIARMMRDLAIDSGASMIFISHDLSVVRDIADRVAVMEAGRIVEVAPTDQIWNEPQHPYTKKLLAAIPKVDGKGIIPGND
- a CDS encoding ABC transporter ATP-binding protein, whose product is MSMISIKDLNLLVTSGKKTTHILDDVSFDLEAGRITGVAGASGSGKTQTGLAIMGLSPTGAELSGSIDFDGVELVGMPAKQHNRLRGVQLSMVFQDPASAFHPMLTVGDQITDHLRHHQKVSKRAALAKAIAILGRTRVPHPEEAVKKYPHQFSGGQLQRIAFASAIICDPKVLIADEPTTALDVTVQAGILRLLRELCDDLDLAVLLVTHDFGVLSSVADTIVVMKNGVVVETGEREAIITAPRHEYTRSLIESLPGAEVSP
- a CDS encoding ABC transporter permease, which translates into the protein MSIGTPKQPAKAPVTEAARRDPVEPGLKRWQIRFPKALRTPLGFVGAGILVIWLIVAIFAPLLAPFDPLAQNFPRLSAPNGENLLGTDALGRDVLSRLLVAARTTLPAAVFVVICSALLGSVLGAIAGYFGRAVDEIIMRIADLVFAFPTIILAMVIAAALGPGLKNAIIAILLVSWPSYARVTRSLVMTARSSEYVIAGRLLGFSAGRSLAREIAPNVLSPVVVLATLDVGSAILTMAGLSFLSLGAVPPTPDWGAMISEGVSQFAAWWIAFFPGLCILTIVMAFNFIGDSLRDTLDPHTSQEVGETTA